Proteins found in one Bombus terrestris chromosome 1, iyBomTerr1.2, whole genome shotgun sequence genomic segment:
- the LOC100644429 gene encoding uncharacterized protein LOC100644429 isoform X2, with the protein MCSSDVLNRRSSNSTSSSYSWYTFTVKPTYKRRKAVVTGEYASRVHDLTMAGFDNNSSSIIGKCILLMFLIIIQVTGQENCNEVNCPGELIVRYYKGIGCTPIYANPNDCCAEAYDCSHLDNLSRDKCYVNGHEYSVGEMLRPEDSNPCDWNCTCTQYENTAFFQCEKLNDCNSTEEQSCSYRARHGLCCTIPFCDMEETDNTTCNVDGKVYKAGEYFYPNANPKLLCLCMEGYTASPNDSVISKHDNNISVPVEGNVMCQHGNLTLHIGEELSPEQPVEIWSIGTKCVCEVPPYVTCYKSIASPEEDESQENLYT; encoded by the exons TTCGAGCTATTCCTGGTATACATTCACGGTCAAACCTACATATAAAAGACGGAAGGCGGTGGTGACGGGAGAATACGCGTCCAGAGTTCACGATCTGACGATGGCTGGATTCGATAATAATTCAAGTTCAATCATTGGAAAATGCATTCTTCTGATGTTCCTAATAATTATTCAAGTGACGGGACAAG AGAACTGCAATGAAGTAAATTGTCCCGGTGAACTGATCGTGAGATATTACAAGGGGATTGGCTGTACTCCTATTTACGCGAATCCTAACGACTGTTGCGCGGAAGCATACGATTGTAGTCACCTGGACAATTTGTCACGGGATAAATGCTATGTGAATGGCCATGAATACAGTGTCGGGGAGATGCTGAGACCCGAGGACAGCAATCCTTGCGACTGGAATTGTACGTGTACACAGTACGAAAATAC TGCCTTTTTCCAATGCGAGAAATTAAACGATTGTAATAGTACAGAGGAACAGAGTTGTTCGTACAGAGCAAGGCATGGTCTTTGTTGCACAATTCCATTTTGCG atatggaagaaacagataatacaacttgtaacgttgaCGGTAAAGTTTATAAGGCCGGGGAGTACTTCTATCCAAACGCTAATCCAAAGTTGTTGTGTCTTTGCATGGAGGGATACACAG CAAGTCCAAACGACAGCGTTATTTCTAAACATGACAACAATATATCAGTCCCTGTAGAAG GAAACGTAATGTGCCAGCACGGTAATCTGACGCTGCACATAGGCGAGGAATTGAGCCCTGAACAACCAGTCGAGATTTGGTCTATTGGCACGAAATGCGTTTGCGAGGTGCCTCCATATGTGACGTGCTACAAGTCAATAGCATCACCAGAAGAAGATGAAAGTCAAGAAAATTTGTACACGTAA
- the LOC100644429 gene encoding uncharacterized protein LOC100644429 isoform X1 codes for MCSSDVLNRRSSNSTSSSYSWYTFTVKPTYKRRKAVVTGEYASRVHDLTMAGFDNNSSSIIGKCILLMFLIIIQVTGQENCNEVNCPGELIVRYYKGIGCTPIYANPNDCCAEAYDCSHLDNLSRDKCYVNGHEYSVGEMLRPEDSNPCDWNCTCTQYENTAFFQCEKLNDCNSTEEQSCSYRARHGLCCTIPFCDMEETDNTTCNVDGKVYKAGEYFYPNANPKLLCLCMEGYTGENIEPFCQQLNRDPCSALFTAAAAQVHDKLIPLFILLNYFCPVTLYRYPSPNDSVISKHDNNISVPVEGNVMCQHGNLTLHIGEELSPEQPVEIWSIGTKCVCEVPPYVTCYKSIASPEEDESQENLYT; via the exons TTCGAGCTATTCCTGGTATACATTCACGGTCAAACCTACATATAAAAGACGGAAGGCGGTGGTGACGGGAGAATACGCGTCCAGAGTTCACGATCTGACGATGGCTGGATTCGATAATAATTCAAGTTCAATCATTGGAAAATGCATTCTTCTGATGTTCCTAATAATTATTCAAGTGACGGGACAAG AGAACTGCAATGAAGTAAATTGTCCCGGTGAACTGATCGTGAGATATTACAAGGGGATTGGCTGTACTCCTATTTACGCGAATCCTAACGACTGTTGCGCGGAAGCATACGATTGTAGTCACCTGGACAATTTGTCACGGGATAAATGCTATGTGAATGGCCATGAATACAGTGTCGGGGAGATGCTGAGACCCGAGGACAGCAATCCTTGCGACTGGAATTGTACGTGTACACAGTACGAAAATAC TGCCTTTTTCCAATGCGAGAAATTAAACGATTGTAATAGTACAGAGGAACAGAGTTGTTCGTACAGAGCAAGGCATGGTCTTTGTTGCACAATTCCATTTTGCG atatggaagaaacagataatacaacttgtaacgttgaCGGTAAAGTTTATAAGGCCGGGGAGTACTTCTATCCAAACGCTAATCCAAAGTTGTTGTGTCTTTGCATGGAGGGATACACAG GCGAGAATATCGAGCCTTTCTGTCAGCAATTGAACCGTGATCCGTGCTCTGCTCTATTCACGGCAGCTGCTGCCCAAGTTCATGACAAGTTGATACCTCTGTTTATCCTGCTTAATTATTTTTGTCCTGTAACCCTTTACAGATATC CAAGTCCAAACGACAGCGTTATTTCTAAACATGACAACAATATATCAGTCCCTGTAGAAG GAAACGTAATGTGCCAGCACGGTAATCTGACGCTGCACATAGGCGAGGAATTGAGCCCTGAACAACCAGTCGAGATTTGGTCTATTGGCACGAAATGCGTTTGCGAGGTGCCTCCATATGTGACGTGCTACAAGTCAATAGCATCACCAGAAGAAGATGAAAGTCAAGAAAATTTGTACACGTAA